A window of the Burkholderia sp. 9120 genome harbors these coding sequences:
- a CDS encoding HlyD family efflux transporter periplasmic adaptor subunit, whose product MKRDHHPRPLSEALEDHSVEGIAILTAEPVRLARALIWAMVALVVAGLLWSFVGRADVIVSAQGTLSPESDVRRIYAPIDGELADLYIAEGQPVSKGDVLARLNARGAIEAASNALQAQLKLEDAERDWKQFPEKKALMERKAAALKAQMEVEARLHENRVSEGTTKLAEGQKAELDEARSVLDNARRTREAARQELDRYSQLFAQPGGGGIAELQVEQKRTAALEADNAYRVAQSKLAELDFRLSHEYAQANAQLETSGQQTTDLQLQYDSAVRDITDAEDKARLQLQSARLVAEAAARIRFENIDKDNFLLILAPVSGVITDVTSTQRGDKIQANAPLGGIAPKDARPVLKIEIAEHDRAFLHEGLPVKLKFNAFPYQRYGLISGTLAYISPATKPSQQDKQPVYEGRVTLDRNYYQIADTRYPLRYGMTASAEIVVRERRLIDLGLDPFREVAG is encoded by the coding sequence GTGAAACGCGACCATCACCCTAGGCCGCTGTCCGAGGCGCTGGAGGATCACAGCGTCGAGGGCATCGCGATCCTGACCGCCGAGCCGGTGCGGCTCGCGCGCGCGCTGATCTGGGCGATGGTCGCGCTGGTGGTGGCCGGCCTGCTGTGGTCGTTCGTGGGGCGCGCGGATGTGATTGTCAGCGCACAAGGCACTTTGTCGCCGGAGTCGGACGTGCGCCGCATTTATGCGCCAATCGACGGCGAACTCGCCGATCTGTATATCGCCGAAGGGCAGCCGGTATCGAAGGGAGACGTGTTGGCGCGGCTGAATGCGCGCGGCGCGATCGAAGCGGCCAGCAATGCGCTGCAAGCGCAACTCAAACTCGAAGATGCCGAGCGCGACTGGAAACAGTTTCCCGAGAAGAAAGCGCTGATGGAGCGCAAAGCCGCGGCGCTGAAAGCGCAAATGGAAGTGGAAGCACGCCTGCACGAAAACCGTGTTTCCGAAGGCACCACCAAGCTTGCCGAAGGGCAGAAAGCCGAACTCGACGAAGCGCGCAGCGTGCTCGATAACGCACGCCGCACGCGAGAAGCGGCGCGCCAGGAACTGGACCGCTATTCACAGTTGTTCGCGCAACCAGGTGGTGGCGGCATTGCCGAATTGCAGGTCGAACAGAAGCGCACCGCCGCGCTGGAAGCGGACAACGCCTACCGGGTCGCCCAATCGAAACTCGCGGAACTGGATTTCCGCCTGAGCCACGAATACGCGCAGGCGAATGCGCAACTCGAAACGAGCGGACAGCAGACGACGGATCTGCAACTGCAATACGACTCGGCGGTCCGCGATATCACCGACGCCGAAGACAAGGCGCGCCTGCAACTGCAGAGTGCGCGATTGGTCGCCGAAGCGGCGGCGCGAATCCGCTTCGAGAACATCGACAAAGATAATTTTCTGCTGATCCTCGCGCCGGTTTCGGGTGTTATCACCGACGTCACGTCGACCCAGCGCGGCGACAAGATCCAGGCGAACGCGCCGCTCGGCGGCATTGCACCGAAAGATGCGCGGCCCGTGCTGAAGATCGAGATCGCCGAACACGACCGTGCTTTTCTGCACGAAGGCCTGCCGGTCAAACTGAAATTCAACGCGTTTCCTTATCAGCGCTACGGGCTGATCAGCGGCACGCTCGCCTATATCTCGCCGGCGACCAAACCGTCGCAGCAGGACAAACAACCGGTGTACGAGGGCCGCGTCACGCTCGACCGAAACTACTACCAGATTGCCGACACTCGCTATCCGTTGCGTTATGGCATGACGGCGAGTGCGGAAATCGTGGTGCGCGAGCGGCGCCTGATCGATCTGGGTCTCGATCCGTTCCGCGAGGTGGCGGGTTGA
- a CDS encoding sigma 54-interacting transcriptional regulator: MMKILDQIEEASPAISYAGLLERIEILRSTLRWSSRLERGDIDKLLRQATSLRDEVMQLSHKERFVQAAVAAEPQERVELSRGARRKALLERSFIFEGTFGDNPRLLESLEIAEKAAPTDLPVLIDGESGTGKELMAKVVHANGSRSDKPFISVNCGAIPDNLLESELFGHRKGAFTGASNDRKGKFESAHTGTIFLDEIGELPLAGQVKLLRVLEAHEIQRVGSDETIAVDTRIVAATNRNLRQLSEEGRFREDLFYRLSVIHVTLPPLRERRDEIPLLIAWFGDEAAGSLKRRPIRLTPRLRDFLLNYAYPGNIRELRNVMYRLSCLAGEMADIDHLPVDMRPAAPGSVAALANAASANGQEPISVANLMSLSDAKRAASDDAEKAFLERGLREVSGTVAELARRIDMNRSHLQMLLKKHGLHSKDFRNRSAAAANKNDDHDEEDSDA, encoded by the coding sequence ATGATGAAAATACTCGACCAGATTGAGGAGGCGAGCCCGGCGATTTCTTATGCCGGGCTGCTGGAACGGATCGAGATCTTGCGTTCCACGCTGCGCTGGTCGTCGCGGCTGGAACGTGGCGATATCGACAAGCTCCTGCGGCAAGCCACGTCGTTGCGCGACGAGGTGATGCAACTCTCGCACAAGGAGCGTTTCGTGCAGGCGGCCGTGGCCGCCGAACCGCAGGAGCGTGTCGAACTCTCTCGCGGTGCGCGCAGAAAAGCGCTGCTGGAGCGCAGTTTTATTTTCGAAGGCACGTTCGGCGACAATCCGCGCCTGCTCGAATCGCTCGAAATCGCGGAGAAAGCCGCGCCGACCGATCTGCCGGTTCTGATCGACGGTGAAAGCGGCACCGGCAAAGAACTGATGGCGAAAGTGGTCCACGCGAACGGTTCGCGTTCGGACAAACCGTTTATTTCGGTGAACTGCGGCGCGATTCCGGACAACCTGCTGGAATCGGAATTGTTCGGGCATCGGAAGGGCGCGTTTACCGGGGCCTCGAATGACCGCAAAGGGAAATTCGAAAGTGCGCATACCGGCACGATCTTTCTCGACGAAATCGGCGAGTTGCCGCTGGCGGGTCAGGTGAAGCTGCTGCGTGTGCTCGAAGCACACGAGATTCAACGGGTAGGCTCCGACGAAACGATCGCAGTGGATACCCGGATTGTCGCGGCGACCAATCGTAATCTGCGGCAGCTCAGCGAAGAGGGCCGGTTTCGTGAGGATCTGTTTTACCGGCTGAGCGTGATTCACGTCACGCTGCCGCCGTTGCGCGAACGTCGCGACGAAATACCGTTGCTGATCGCATGGTTCGGCGATGAAGCGGCGGGCTCGTTGAAACGCAGGCCGATCAGATTGACCCCGCGTTTGCGGGACTTTCTGCTGAATTACGCGTACCCGGGGAATATCCGCGAGTTACGCAACGTGATGTACCGGTTGTCGTGTCTCGCCGGCGAGATGGCGGATATCGATCACCTGCCGGTCGATATGCGACCGGCGGCACCGGGATCGGTTGCGGCCTTGGCGAATGCGGCGAGTGCAAACGGCCAGGAGCCGATCAGCGTGGCGAATCTGATGTCATTGAGCGACGCCAAGCGCGCCGCCAGCGACGACGCCGAAAAGGCTTTTCTCGAACGAGGCCTGCGCGAAGTAAGCGGCACGGTGGCGGAACTGGCGCGGCGTATCGACATGAACCGCTCGCATTTGCAGATGTTGCTGAAAAAACACGGGCTGCATTCAAAGGACTTTCGCAATCGGAGCGCGGCGGCCGCGAATAAAAACGACGATCACGATGAGGAAGACAGCGACGCATGA
- a CDS encoding efflux transporter outer membrane subunit yields MLKSHTRWPIDKVRFAHAAKWVSSETIVSALLDFPVRQRFCKASAHTLRTVCAATLCALSLGACIDVSMPAYQRPDTPAKTAWSDQKGAPVSAAATIEPDWWKGFRDPYLDTLIAKAIAGNFDIKVLAARIDVAGTQIGEAKAGGLPTMDLGAGADFEKTTGQTFSKQYNLATQVNWDIDIWGKVEKGVQAQKAEFHASEADWRAGYLELVSNVSSTYFQILQFDDQIEQQQKTLVTNKLILSIYEGQRRNGIVPQTQVLRQQAEINRLTNQLLELRRSRDIANNALCTLIGVPAGEFQLPKGHLQQRVQLPAVPDGLPAQLLARRPDVVAAEFRVLEAYDLVGQAKLAQLPTISLTGHGGTASFALTDLLKSFTYGFMPSINIPLLDPGVRAHVKVTKAQSTVAEQQYRVAVMGAFEEVENALVNLNSHKQQRVELQQQVDRLQIVADQIQSQLRLGVVSQLEVFETERTLLDAQQSLLANHQLILSDTVLLYKALGGGWPSVDVQAEVKEH; encoded by the coding sequence ATGCTGAAGTCGCATACGAGGTGGCCGATCGACAAGGTGCGTTTTGCTCATGCAGCGAAATGGGTGTCATCGGAGACCATCGTGTCAGCGTTGCTTGATTTCCCGGTCCGTCAGCGCTTCTGCAAAGCCTCGGCGCACACGCTGCGCACTGTCTGCGCCGCGACGCTCTGCGCGCTCTCGCTGGGCGCGTGTATCGACGTCAGCATGCCCGCTTACCAGCGTCCCGATACACCCGCAAAAACCGCATGGTCGGACCAGAAGGGTGCGCCGGTATCGGCCGCCGCGACGATCGAACCCGATTGGTGGAAAGGCTTCCGTGATCCGTATCTGGACACGTTGATCGCGAAAGCGATCGCCGGCAACTTCGATATCAAGGTGCTGGCTGCGCGGATCGACGTCGCCGGCACACAGATCGGCGAAGCCAAAGCGGGCGGTTTGCCGACCATGGATCTCGGCGCCGGCGCGGACTTCGAAAAGACCACCGGCCAGACGTTCTCGAAGCAGTACAACCTCGCGACTCAGGTGAACTGGGACATCGATATCTGGGGCAAAGTCGAAAAAGGCGTTCAGGCGCAGAAGGCCGAATTCCACGCCAGTGAAGCGGATTGGCGCGCGGGCTATCTGGAATTGGTATCGAACGTTTCCAGCACGTACTTTCAGATTCTGCAATTCGACGACCAGATCGAGCAGCAGCAAAAAACCCTCGTCACCAACAAACTGATTCTCTCGATCTACGAAGGCCAGCGCCGCAACGGCATCGTGCCGCAAACCCAGGTGCTGCGGCAGCAGGCAGAAATCAATCGCCTGACGAACCAGTTGCTCGAACTGCGCCGCTCGCGCGATATCGCCAATAACGCGCTGTGTACGCTGATCGGCGTGCCGGCGGGCGAATTTCAACTGCCTAAAGGCCATTTGCAACAACGCGTGCAATTGCCGGCCGTTCCCGACGGCCTGCCCGCGCAATTGCTCGCACGGCGTCCCGACGTGGTGGCCGCGGAATTCAGAGTGCTCGAAGCGTACGACCTGGTCGGCCAGGCGAAGCTCGCGCAATTGCCCACCATCAGCCTCACCGGGCACGGCGGCACGGCCAGCTTCGCGCTGACCGACTTGCTGAAATCGTTCACCTACGGCTTCATGCCGAGCATCAACATTCCGCTGCTCGATCCCGGCGTGCGCGCGCATGTGAAAGTCACCAAAGCGCAATCGACAGTTGCCGAACAGCAATATCGCGTGGCTGTGATGGGCGCGTTCGAGGAAGTGGAGAACGCGCTGGTCAATCTCAATTCGCACAAGCAGCAGCGGGTGGAGTTGCAGCAGCAGGTGGACCGCTTACAGATCGTCGCGGATCAGATTCAGTCGCAATTGCGCCTTGGTGTGGTGTCTCAGCTGGAGGTTTTCGAAACCGAACGCACGCTGCTGGATGCGCAACAGTCTTTACTCGCCAACCATCAATTGATTTTGTCCGACACCGTGCTCCTCTACAAAGCGCTCGGCGGCGGTTGGCCGAGCGTCGACGTGCAGGCCGAAGTAAAGGAACACTGA
- a CDS encoding peptidylprolyl isomerase: protein MTAIVRIDDEVVDVAEFIRLLKLTGQFESLIEQIVRDKLTVHAARKQGLTVSADEIQQRADQFRRVRGLHRATDMNQYLDALHVGLDEFEAFITDGLYQEKMLDEVGNDTAIKDYFALNSPKFDAIEVSHIVLDSEGKAKEMISYLHDDPESFADMAREHSIADTREAGGVIGKVLRGSLKADIEAKIFNAAVGDLLGPFPSADRSCFEIFAVTAKYPAALDDDVAAEVRRLLRESWLIARAQEHVIEAR, encoded by the coding sequence ATGACCGCGATAGTGCGTATCGATGATGAAGTCGTGGATGTGGCCGAGTTCATTCGTCTTCTGAAACTGACCGGCCAGTTCGAGAGCCTGATCGAGCAGATTGTGCGCGACAAGCTCACGGTGCATGCGGCGAGGAAGCAGGGCTTGACGGTCAGCGCCGACGAAATCCAGCAGCGCGCCGATCAGTTCCGCCGCGTGCGGGGATTACACCGCGCGACGGATATGAATCAATACCTCGATGCGCTCCATGTTGGTCTCGACGAATTCGAGGCCTTCATTACCGACGGGCTGTATCAGGAGAAGATGCTCGACGAGGTCGGCAACGACACAGCGATCAAAGACTATTTCGCGCTGAATTCGCCGAAGTTCGACGCGATCGAGGTGAGCCATATCGTGCTGGACAGCGAGGGCAAGGCGAAGGAAATGATCTCGTATCTGCACGACGATCCGGAGAGCTTTGCCGACATGGCGCGCGAGCATTCCATTGCGGATACCCGCGAGGCGGGCGGCGTGATCGGCAAGGTGTTGCGTGGGTCGCTGAAGGCGGACATTGAAGCCAAGATCTTCAACGCGGCGGTGGGCGATCTGCTCGGACCGTTTCCGTCGGCGGATCGCTCGTGCTTTGAGATCTTCGCGGTGACGGCCAAATATCCGGCCGCGCTCGATGACGACGTGGCCGCCGAAGTCCGGCGCCTGTTGCGCGAAAGCTGGCTGATCGCGCGTGCGCAGGAGCACGTCATCGAAGCGCGCTAA
- a CDS encoding FHA domain-containing protein, with translation MATGEAPIAEMRVTAGTAFDVVLSPVASAQRPALDAIRIVDNLFAIGRSEAPFTDYPAERIARLSRRHARVFTEQGALYVADLESKNGTTVNGVAVRQTPARVRAGDELCFGGELCYRVSIEPRARIVAGAGSSPVSALLLVPQRDDLGLQPIEVQAFPFLISKADEVFSRYRERYPHQVNYISRRHAHIFLKGGEFYVEDLGSTNGTFVGGKRLDESALPLADGNLVAFGGDHFVYRVTLQKPPEVEPTVTQLVFHPTADEAADTDKTTFVGAANSFLDIFCVDPARQREDEVNQAAQPWSGPSKRDATGSAARAGNGLSDARIAEHVNGANATNGANGANGATHAADARGSNGANNKSATQGRTHRWRLMAGELSKAFAGGDRTSVRRIAMWGGAGLVVLIALVSTLYLRGSSERELKDLLASGDYNSAVTAAKGYLADHPADTKVSALASEALLKARLPDWLNTLQKAQFDQADTLLNEMRSLSTNNADAMSLIGELQWVGDLERFVAVRGGMEAPIRMYADETTINGLLQRWDDDAKSHQRALDRIASYVPVFAEPYAQALSHLRKLESDDSVYVAAIDRLNGTIRTELARDKPDALPAVLDDYAQRYPRLAGLDRVRDDLRQYTALLNAALSRQLAPLLAMLKTTRFSTPPFQAQFQQLAASRLPSQDVIQQQSAVTAAWQRGDAQQALAGLAAMPAGPWSDVLAAEQTHKKALLDQFSDLQKTRGGKDYDERLLSFYASLDPVTDVWFAQSIQKDVAALHDKALARAQDLLLRAQSLWKQYRASGPIGGTQRLEAGISPGFRSEARLLSDAQTAAQQGMRIFTQLKADHPADFDRLLADIDAEADLQRRSLTELRMVLDPGLLKAKLALIGDEQSETRPSP, from the coding sequence ATGGCCACCGGCGAAGCTCCGATTGCTGAGATGCGCGTGACAGCGGGCACTGCCTTCGACGTAGTGCTGTCTCCCGTTGCGTCCGCGCAGCGCCCCGCGCTCGACGCGATCCGGATCGTGGACAACCTGTTCGCGATCGGCCGCAGCGAGGCGCCGTTCACCGATTACCCCGCAGAGCGGATCGCGCGACTGTCGCGCCGGCACGCACGCGTTTTCACGGAGCAGGGCGCGCTTTACGTCGCCGATCTCGAGAGCAAGAACGGCACGACCGTGAATGGCGTCGCGGTGCGGCAAACGCCGGCCCGCGTGCGCGCCGGCGACGAGTTGTGCTTCGGCGGCGAGCTCTGTTACCGGGTGAGTATCGAGCCGCGCGCGCGAATCGTGGCGGGAGCCGGCTCGTCGCCCGTGTCGGCGCTGCTGCTGGTGCCGCAGCGCGACGACCTCGGCCTGCAGCCCATCGAAGTGCAGGCCTTTCCGTTTCTGATCAGCAAAGCCGACGAGGTTTTCTCGCGCTACAGGGAGCGCTACCCGCATCAGGTCAATTACATCTCGCGGCGTCATGCGCATATTTTCCTGAAGGGTGGCGAGTTCTATGTCGAAGATCTCGGCAGCACGAATGGCACATTCGTTGGCGGAAAACGCCTGGACGAATCCGCGCTGCCGCTGGCGGATGGCAACCTGGTTGCATTTGGGGGAGATCACTTCGTCTACAGGGTGACGCTGCAGAAGCCCCCTGAAGTCGAGCCCACCGTGACCCAACTCGTATTCCACCCCACCGCCGACGAAGCCGCCGATACCGACAAGACCACCTTTGTCGGCGCGGCGAATTCGTTCCTCGATATTTTTTGCGTCGATCCGGCGCGGCAACGCGAGGACGAAGTCAATCAGGCCGCCCAACCGTGGTCGGGACCGAGCAAGCGCGACGCGACCGGCTCGGCGGCGCGAGCGGGGAACGGCCTGAGTGACGCGCGCATCGCGGAGCATGTGAACGGCGCCAATGCGACAAATGGCGCGAACGGTGCAAACGGTGCGACCCATGCCGCCGACGCGCGCGGTTCGAACGGTGCCAACAATAAGAGCGCCACACAGGGCCGCACGCATCGTTGGCGCCTCATGGCGGGAGAACTCAGCAAGGCGTTCGCCGGTGGCGATCGCACGAGCGTGCGGCGAATCGCCATGTGGGGCGGCGCCGGCCTCGTCGTGCTGATTGCACTCGTGTCGACGCTCTACCTGCGCGGCTCGTCCGAGCGCGAATTGAAGGACCTGCTGGCGAGTGGCGATTACAACAGCGCAGTCACGGCCGCGAAAGGCTACCTCGCGGATCATCCCGCCGATACGAAAGTCAGCGCGCTGGCCAGCGAGGCGTTGCTGAAAGCGCGTCTCCCCGACTGGCTGAATACGCTGCAAAAGGCGCAGTTCGATCAGGCCGACACGCTGCTCAACGAGATGCGCTCATTGAGCACGAACAATGCGGACGCGATGTCGCTGATCGGCGAATTGCAATGGGTCGGCGATCTGGAGCGTTTCGTCGCGGTGCGCGGCGGCATGGAAGCGCCGATTCGCATGTACGCGGACGAGACCACCATCAACGGTTTGCTGCAACGCTGGGACGACGACGCCAAAAGTCATCAGCGCGCGCTCGACCGCATCGCATCGTACGTGCCGGTGTTCGCGGAGCCTTATGCGCAGGCGCTCAGCCATCTGCGCAAACTGGAGAGCGACGATTCGGTGTACGTGGCCGCCATCGACCGTCTGAACGGAACAATCCGCACCGAGCTGGCGCGCGACAAACCCGACGCCTTGCCCGCCGTGCTCGACGATTACGCGCAGCGCTATCCGCGTCTCGCGGGCCTGGATCGGGTGCGCGACGATTTGCGGCAATACACGGCGCTATTGAATGCCGCGCTTAGCCGGCAATTGGCGCCGTTGCTCGCCATGCTGAAAACCACGCGTTTCAGCACGCCGCCGTTTCAGGCGCAGTTTCAGCAATTGGCGGCGAGCCGTCTGCCTTCGCAGGATGTCATTCAGCAGCAGTCCGCGGTGACGGCAGCGTGGCAGCGCGGCGACGCCCAGCAGGCGCTGGCGGGTTTGGCCGCGATGCCGGCGGGACCGTGGTCCGACGTGCTCGCAGCGGAGCAGACGCATAAGAAGGCCTTGCTCGATCAATTCAGCGATCTACAGAAAACGCGCGGCGGCAAGGATTACGACGAGCGTTTGCTGTCGTTCTACGCGAGCCTCGATCCGGTCACGGATGTGTGGTTCGCGCAGTCGATCCAGAAAGACGTGGCCGCGCTGCACGATAAAGCGCTGGCGCGTGCGCAAGATCTGCTGCTGCGCGCGCAGAGCCTGTGGAAACAATATCGCGCGAGTGGGCCGATTGGCGGCACGCAACGGCTAGAAGCGGGAATTTCGCCGGGCTTTCGCAGCGAGGCGCGCTTGCTGTCCGACGCGCAGACCGCGGCGCAGCAGGGCATGCGGATATTTACGCAGTTGAAGGCCGACCATCCCGCCGACTTCGACCGGCTGCTTGCCGACATCGACGCCGAAGCTGATTTGCAGCGTCGCTCGCTGACGGAATTGCGCATGGTGCTGGATCCGGGACTGCTGAAAGCCAAGTTGGCGTTGATCGGAGACGAGCAGAGTGAAACGCGACCATCACCCTAG
- a CDS encoding peptidase domain-containing ABC transporter: MDAPQTAPSAAEFLASVEILSPFSRDEIDRLADYAQARFYSFGETVCSAGETADGLYVVRSGTVRLFTEEHGKETSIGVRKSGEIFADIAMLRAYAHEASVRASAKTELLFIPREAIELVITGNQAALAFVASYVAISSAGGFVAQLFDLRGKLNKVELEEYVRSVGVKRVAAGKEIFRQEGRDDRRLYVVRQGEVRIVRQEEGHDYTLATLGEGEIFGEKACLMRQEQMASAVAVTDTRLLVIPERTVHFILERNPKLREVLDERIRYGDRELQRQKRLEQRRKLPLMLDLQSKPEFGEKVIKRFALVEQAEEMDCGAACLAMVCRHYSIPMTLGKLRELANVTTQGATLDSLARAGESLGFTARGVQCTFDSLRGFDLPFIVHWEGYHYVVVYGLSKDYVWVADPAVGFRKMSVEDFERGWSGTCLLFTGGPHLLQMSAARSPWIRFVGYLTPYKKILGHLFLATFVIQVLGVIPPLIIQNILDGVIVHQNVSLLHLLIGGLIIANVFSQLMSSIRAYLANFMVRNMDFAMMSQFFKHTLSLPFSFFAKRKTGDIFARFQENQTIRAFLTESTVTTALNLLMVFIYFTIMFVYNVKMTLVLIAFVIPIMALTAIATPKIKSYAREVFTASTESKSFLMEALAGVETIKGMGIERPVRLRWEKKYAKALEVQYRAHAFNILVGLGSQLLNAATTIAILWVGANLVLAREMTIGQLIAFNAFMGSVLGPLMGLVGLWSMLNDAGVAMERLGDVLDIEPEQKPQDLPSRVMLPELQGEISLSGVYFRYGDNDSSYVLENISFDIKPGELVAIVGRSGSGKTTLAKLLVGFYTPSEGKMTIDGYDLGVVDKAYYRAQIGYVMQSNLLFSGTIAENIASGDDAPERRRIEEVAKMADAHAFISKMPLGYEQIVGERGIGLSGGQIQRLCIARALYHDPRLLVFDEATSALDSQSESNILGNMHDILKGRTAVIIAHRLSTIMRADKIIVLYEGAIVEQGRHDELIARGGMYYQLVQKQLSA, translated from the coding sequence ATGGACGCCCCTCAGACCGCGCCCTCAGCCGCCGAGTTTCTCGCCTCGGTGGAAATTCTGTCGCCGTTCTCACGCGATGAGATCGACCGTCTTGCCGATTACGCGCAGGCACGGTTCTATTCGTTCGGCGAAACCGTCTGCTCTGCGGGGGAGACAGCCGACGGTCTGTACGTGGTGCGCTCCGGCACGGTGCGGCTCTTCACCGAGGAACACGGCAAGGAAACCAGCATCGGCGTGCGCAAATCGGGCGAGATCTTCGCCGACATCGCGATGCTGCGCGCCTATGCCCACGAAGCGTCGGTGCGGGCGTCGGCGAAAACCGAGTTGCTGTTCATTCCGCGCGAGGCGATCGAACTGGTTATCACCGGCAACCAGGCCGCGTTGGCCTTCGTGGCCAGTTACGTGGCGATCAGTTCGGCGGGCGGCTTCGTCGCGCAGTTGTTCGATCTGCGCGGCAAACTGAACAAGGTGGAACTTGAGGAATACGTGCGTAGCGTCGGCGTAAAACGTGTGGCGGCAGGCAAGGAAATCTTCAGGCAGGAGGGCCGCGACGACCGGCGGCTCTACGTGGTGCGGCAAGGTGAAGTGCGCATTGTCCGGCAGGAAGAGGGCCACGACTACACGCTCGCCACGCTCGGCGAAGGGGAAATATTCGGCGAAAAAGCCTGTTTGATGCGCCAGGAACAGATGGCCTCGGCCGTGGCGGTGACCGATACACGCCTGCTGGTGATTCCCGAGCGCACCGTCCATTTCATCCTGGAGCGCAACCCCAAACTCCGCGAAGTGCTCGACGAACGGATTCGCTACGGCGACCGCGAATTGCAACGGCAAAAGCGCCTCGAACAGCGGCGCAAGTTACCGTTGATGCTCGACTTGCAGAGCAAACCGGAGTTCGGCGAGAAGGTGATCAAACGCTTCGCGCTGGTCGAGCAGGCCGAAGAGATGGATTGCGGCGCCGCGTGCCTCGCAATGGTATGTCGCCACTACAGCATTCCCATGACGCTCGGCAAGTTGCGCGAGCTGGCCAACGTCACGACCCAGGGCGCGACACTCGACAGTCTGGCGCGCGCCGGTGAATCGCTCGGTTTCACCGCGCGTGGCGTGCAGTGCACGTTCGACTCGCTGCGCGGCTTCGATCTGCCGTTCATCGTGCATTGGGAGGGCTATCACTACGTCGTGGTGTATGGACTCTCCAAAGACTACGTGTGGGTGGCGGACCCGGCAGTCGGGTTCAGAAAGATGAGCGTGGAAGATTTCGAGCGTGGCTGGAGCGGTACGTGTCTGCTATTTACGGGCGGCCCGCATCTATTGCAAATGTCGGCCGCGCGTTCGCCTTGGATTCGCTTTGTCGGCTACCTCACGCCGTACAAGAAGATTCTCGGCCACCTGTTTCTCGCCACCTTCGTGATCCAGGTATTGGGCGTGATTCCTCCGCTGATTATTCAGAACATTCTCGACGGCGTGATCGTGCATCAAAACGTCAGCCTGCTGCATCTGCTGATTGGCGGCTTGATTATCGCCAACGTATTTTCGCAATTGATGTCGTCGATTCGCGCCTATCTCGCGAACTTCATGGTACGCAACATGGACTTCGCGATGATGTCGCAGTTCTTCAAGCACACGCTCTCGTTGCCGTTTTCGTTTTTCGCCAAGCGCAAGACCGGCGATATTTTTGCGCGCTTCCAGGAAAACCAGACGATCCGCGCGTTCCTCACCGAGTCCACGGTGACCACTGCGCTGAACCTGCTGATGGTGTTCATCTACTTCACGATCATGTTCGTCTACAACGTGAAGATGACGCTGGTGCTGATCGCGTTCGTGATTCCGATTATGGCCTTGACTGCGATTGCCACGCCAAAAATTAAAAGCTACGCGCGCGAGGTGTTCACCGCTTCAACCGAGTCGAAGTCGTTTCTGATGGAAGCGCTCGCGGGTGTGGAAACCATCAAGGGCATGGGGATCGAGCGGCCGGTGCGATTGCGCTGGGAGAAGAAGTACGCGAAGGCGCTTGAAGTGCAGTACCGCGCGCACGCATTCAATATTCTCGTCGGCCTTGGCAGTCAATTGCTGAACGCGGCGACGACGATCGCCATTCTGTGGGTCGGTGCAAACCTGGTGCTGGCGCGTGAGATGACGATCGGTCAGTTGATCGCCTTCAATGCGTTCATGGGCAGCGTACTCGGTCCGTTGATGGGCCTGGTCGGCTTGTGGAGCATGTTGAACGATGCGGGCGTGGCGATGGAGCGCCTCGGCGACGTGCTCGACATCGAGCCCGAGCAGAAGCCGCAGGATTTGCCGTCACGCGTGATGCTGCCGGAATTGCAGGGCGAAATCAGCCTGAGCGGCGTCTATTTCCGTTACGGCGACAACGATTCGTCGTACGTGCTCGAGAACATCAGCTTCGACATCAAACCCGGTGAGCTGGTGGCGATCGTGGGGCGCAGCGGTTCGGGCAAAACGACGCTGGCCAAATTGCTGGTCGGCTTCTATACGCCGAGCGAAGGCAAGATGACGATCGACGGCTACGATCTCGGTGTGGTAGACAAAGCCTATTACCGCGCGCAGATCGGTTATGTGATGCAGAGCAATCTGCTGTTCTCCGGCACGATTGCGGAGAACATCGCGAGCGGTGACGACGCGCCCGAGCGGCGCCGCATTGAAGAAGTCGCGAAAATGGCCGACGCGCACGCCTTTATCAGCAAGATGCCGCTCGGCTATGAGCAGATTGTCGGCGAGCGGGGCATTGGACTCTCCGGCGGGCAGATCCAGCGGCTGTGCATTGCGCGCGCGCTGTATCACGATCCGCGTCTGCTGGTTTTCGACGAGGCGACCTCGGCGCTGGATTCGCAGTCGGAAAGCAATATCCTCGGCAATATGCACGACATTCTGAAGGGCCGAACGGCGGTGATCATTGCGCATCGGCTCAGCACGATCATGCGCGCGGACAAGATTATCGTACTGTACGAAGGGGCGATTGTCGAACAGGGTCGTCACGACGAACTGATCGCGCGCGGTGGCATGTATTACCAACTGGTCCAGAAGCAACTGAGCGCGTGA